In Leptolyngbya sp. O-77, the genomic window AAACTTGGAAGACTTGCTGCGGGATGCCGATGTGGCGATGTATCGCGCCAAGCATCGGGGCAAAGCCTGCCACGAATTGTTTGACGGCACGCGCCAGACCCAGGTATTTACCCAGGTACAGCTCGAAGCAGATTTGCGGCGGGCCTTAGATCAGCAGGAACTAGAGCTGCACTATCAGCCGATTGTGGCGCTGCAAAGCCGCCGGGTGCGCGGGTTTGAGGTGCTGATGCGATGGCAACATCCCACCCAGGGACTTGTGCCACCCGGCAAGTTCCTCGACATTGCCACCGAGACGGGGCTAATTCTGATGCTGGAGGAATGGGTGCTGCGTCAGGCTTGCCAGCAAATACAGCAGTGGCAGCGGCAGGGATTGGCGGATGGGTCGATGACGATAAGCGTCAACCTGACGGAAAAGCAGTTCGTCCAGCCCAAGCTAATTGGGCAGGTGGGGCGAATTTTGTCGGAAACCGGGTTGCGTCCCAACTGTTTGCGGCTGGAGTTTGCGGAGGCGCTGCTGCGAGCAGATATGGAGGCGATCGCCCAAAACCTGCACGGGCTGACCGATCTGGGTGTACAGCTTTGCATTGACGACTTTGGCACAGGCTTTTTATCCCTCAGCCAGCTTCACAGCCTGCCCATCCACAGCGTCAAAATCGACCGCTCCTTTATTCACCGAGCAGGCATTAGCGTAGAAAGTCAGGCGATTGTGAAAACCATTGTGAGTCTGGCAGAAACGCTGCGGATGAGCGTAATTGCCGAGGGCGTGGAGACGCTGGAACAACTGGTGCAACTGATGGCAATGGGCTGTGAATACGGCCAGGGCTATTTGTTCTCGTCTCCGGTTGATCGGGCAATGGCGGAGTCGCTGTTGCTCAAGAAGCAGCTTTAGCAGCTAGCTTGAGTAGCCGTCAAAGACCTGCGATTCGTGGGACTGTGCATTGCGGAATCGAGTATCGTCTTCACGGTGTGTCCAAAAACAGACTTACCACCTGATCTAGCCCAACGGCGCGGGAGGCTTTGAACAGGAGGCGATCGCCCGCTTTCACGTTTTGCCTCAGCCAGTCCACAACTTCGGCATGGGTGGCAAAGCACTCGGTAGGCACACCGCTGGCTCCGGTGGCGAGAGCATCGGCTTCGGCAGGATCAGCCAGAATCAGCAGCGCGTCGAGTCCCAAGTCACGCACAGCCGCGCCGACCTGCTGGTGAAATTCGAGGGAGCGATCGCCCAGTTCTTTCATCGTGCCCAACACGGCAATGCGGCGGGCACCGGGCGTGTCGGCCAGCAGCCGCAGCGCCGCCAGCATCGATTCCAGCCCCGCGTTGTAGGTTTCATCCAGAATCACCACATCATTGGGCAAGTCTAGCCGCCGCGCCCGCCCCTGGGGAAGTTCCACGGTTAACCCAGCCATGAGCGGCTGCCAGTCGAGTCCTAGCAGTTTTGCAACAGCCAGCGCCGCCAGGTAGTTCAGTGCGTTGTGGCGGCCGGGCAGCGGCAGAGGGAGCAGGGTTCCATCTACCCGCAGCGTGTGGGCATCGACCAGTTCGCCCCGCAGGTCGCCGCCTTCTAGTCCGTAGGTGATTGTTTTGCCGCGCCAGACGCGGGCGGCCGTGTGCATCAGCCGCAGATTATCGTGGTTCAGCACGGCCGCGCCTGCGGAATCCAACTCCTGGAGCAGTTCGCACTTGGCATCGGCGATCGCCTGCTCAGACCCCAGCCGCCCGATGTGGGCCGTGCCAACATTGGTAATCACTGCAATATCGGGTTCGGCAATCTGTCCCAGCAGCGCAATTTCCCCCGCCGCCCGCATTCCCATCTCAATCACCGCAAACTGATGCGCTGGCCCCAGTTCCAGCAGGGTTTTGGGAACCCCGATTTCGTTGTTATAGTTGGCGCGGGTTTTGAGGACGGGGCCGCGGGTTTCCAGCACGGCGGCGATCAGTTCCTTGGTCGTCGTCTTGCCGACGGAGCCAGTCACCGCCACCACAGGC contains:
- a CDS encoding UDP-N-acetylmuramoyl-tripeptide--D-alanyl-D-alanine ligase, with protein sequence MPFSMPLDRLAQSLGALSHDWSATLGQMPITQVTTDSRSLEPGDLFLALRGDRFDGHAFVKQALAQGAIAAVVSDVPSDAAGPLLRVGDTLVAYQQLGTLWRRQFAGPVVAVTGSVGKTTTKELIAAVLETRGPVLKTRANYNNEIGVPKTLLELGPAHQFAVIEMGMRAAGEIALLGQIAEPDIAVITNVGTAHIGRLGSEQAIADAKCELLQELDSAGAAVLNHDNLRLMHTAARVWRGKTITYGLEGGDLRGELVDAHTLRVDGTLLPLPLPGRHNALNYLAALAVAKLLGLDWQPLMAGLTVELPQGRARRLDLPNDVVILDETYNAGLESMLAALRLLADTPGARRIAVLGTMKELGDRSLEFHQQVGAAVRDLGLDALLILADPAEADALATGASGVPTECFATHAEVVDWLRQNVKAGDRLLFKASRAVGLDQVVSLFLDTP